The following coding sequences are from one Leptolyngbya sp. NIES-3755 window:
- a CDS encoding hypothetical protein (hypothetical protein CwatDRAFT_2127;~similar to AA sequence:cyanobase_aa:LBDG_54450), whose protein sequence is MAIVDSQGRLFGKVSILDVGAALVILLVVVGIFVFPGTSGSAQGVRLPVEVDVVVRGLSATNPKEFIQAGTQTNILVRKQPSGTATLKEIKFLPRTVATPQPNGTLKVFPDPRPELALTTDMMLTLANEVPVVDGTPVLGAEKVKVGTTIELDGPTYNFASSVVAIRIQKKG, encoded by the coding sequence ATGGCTATCGTGGATTCTCAAGGTCGGCTCTTCGGAAAGGTCAGCATCCTGGATGTGGGTGCAGCCCTGGTGATTCTGCTCGTGGTGGTTGGAATTTTTGTGTTTCCAGGAACCTCTGGCTCGGCTCAAGGGGTTCGACTTCCCGTTGAGGTGGATGTGGTGGTACGAGGTTTGAGCGCGACGAATCCTAAAGAGTTTATCCAGGCGGGAACTCAAACGAATATTCTGGTGCGGAAACAGCCTTCGGGCACGGCGACTTTGAAAGAGATTAAGTTCTTGCCGCGTACTGTTGCAACTCCTCAACCGAATGGAACCCTGAAAGTTTTTCCTGATCCTCGTCCAGAGTTGGCTTTAACGACAGACATGATGCTGACGTTGGCGAATGAGGTTCCGGTGGTCGATGGAACGCCTGTGTTGGGTGCAGAAAAAGTCAAAGTCGGAACCACGATCGAACTCGATGGTCCAACTTATAACTTTGCAAGTAGCGTGGTCGCAATTCGGATTCAGAAGAAGGGCTAA
- a CDS encoding exopolysaccharide synthesis ExoD (similar to AA sequence:cyanobase_aa:LBDG_24360), which translates to MHLRFSQDLESLLKRISEEPLTIASILAETSERGFCLVIALLVIPFLFPLPPGLTGIPGAGCVILGMQMALGKRSPWLPKKVAEFQFPTAIARQLLKNIRRVTRILEKITRPRLRRIASNPHIWQFNGLCITWLAILLIAPIPFTNPFPTIGILLLVVAMLESDGLLMCIAYGVTALITAICAIAVYILWKAPDLLNQLS; encoded by the coding sequence ATGCACCTTCGTTTTTCTCAAGACCTTGAATCTTTGCTGAAGCGAATCTCAGAAGAACCTTTGACGATCGCTTCAATTTTGGCAGAAACTTCAGAACGTGGATTTTGCTTGGTCATCGCGCTATTGGTGATTCCGTTTCTATTCCCATTGCCGCCCGGATTAACCGGAATTCCAGGAGCCGGATGCGTCATCTTGGGAATGCAGATGGCATTGGGAAAACGATCGCCTTGGTTGCCGAAAAAAGTGGCAGAGTTTCAATTTCCAACCGCGATCGCACGTCAGTTGTTAAAAAATATCAGACGAGTAACCCGGATTCTAGAAAAAATCACGCGCCCTCGTCTGCGTCGAATCGCCTCAAATCCGCATATCTGGCAGTTCAATGGACTGTGCATTACTTGGTTGGCGATTCTATTAATTGCACCGATTCCATTTACGAATCCGTTTCCGACGATCGGGATATTGCTTCTCGTGGTTGCAATGCTCGAATCGGACGGATTGCTGATGTGTATCGCTTATGGAGTAACGGCTCTGATTACTGCGATTTGTGCGATCGCGGTTTACATCCTCTGGAAAGCTCCAGATCTACTCAATCAGTTGAGCTGA
- a CDS encoding hypothetical protein (hypothetical protein MicvaDRAFT_1614;~similar to AA sequence:cyanobase_aa:LBDG_25670): protein MDHNLDKRTQVLLKLLQNLGLVDRSDPQIDLLQPPLNRDPISDSVRGDSSLRARSSHEDSSHQPGEIPAVQDRFHALLKHRLLQEAQKNPPLFPWEKEAVDYDAEPSRSEAQPALVAATVWLQQIRQMNLPIPMPEAVMTELLARCQSVLFSSLREGAKLVRAVDPLFPGQTQLLNNVAGYVMVSPARSKVAKLQDLAIEIGEELPQSYDSAIETQQMALSLLAAREILSTLMLTVSTHQPQLEREWLTELGAFTLKVGYESERFSIEAMLPCGGSLSFQGDESRALVDRNDAGRLSLEIREFDLDRVYPLEIRLGEQDLLTFAIGVQK from the coding sequence ATGGATCACAACTTAGACAAGAGAACACAAGTTCTATTAAAACTGTTACAAAATCTCGGTCTGGTCGATCGATCTGACCCTCAGATAGATTTGCTACAGCCGCCCCTAAATCGTGATCCAATCAGTGACTCCGTTCGTGGGGACAGTTCCCTCCGAGCGCGTTCCTCACACGAGGATTCATCACACCAACCGGGAGAGATACCTGCTGTGCAAGATCGTTTTCATGCGCTGCTAAAACATCGTCTTCTACAGGAAGCTCAGAAAAACCCCCCTCTTTTTCCTTGGGAGAAAGAAGCGGTGGACTATGACGCTGAGCCGTCCCGTTCCGAAGCGCAACCTGCTTTAGTCGCTGCAACTGTTTGGTTACAACAAATTCGTCAGATGAATTTGCCGATTCCCATGCCTGAAGCGGTGATGACCGAACTTCTGGCGCGGTGCCAATCGGTATTATTCTCCTCGCTCCGAGAAGGAGCAAAACTGGTTCGGGCAGTCGATCCACTGTTTCCGGGTCAAACTCAACTGCTGAATAATGTTGCGGGTTATGTGATGGTATCACCGGCTCGGTCTAAGGTTGCCAAGCTGCAAGACCTCGCGATCGAAATCGGTGAAGAACTTCCCCAGTCGTATGACAGCGCGATCGAGACGCAACAAATGGCGTTATCGCTCTTAGCTGCACGGGAAATTCTCAGCACATTGATGCTCACGGTTTCGACCCATCAGCCGCAATTAGAGCGCGAATGGCTCACTGAGTTGGGCGCATTTACGTTAAAGGTTGGGTATGAATCGGAGCGGTTCTCGATCGAAGCGATGCTCCCTTGTGGTGGCAGTTTGTCGTTTCAGGGTGATGAATCTCGTGCCTTGGTCGATCGCAATGATGCGGGTCGATTAAGCCTGGAGATTCGTGAATTCGATCTCGATCGAGTCTATCCGTTAGAGATTCGCTTAGGTGAGCAGGATTTACTCACTTTTGCGATCGGGGTTCAGAAATAG
- a CDS encoding hypothetical protein (conserved hypothetical protein;~similar to AA sequence:cyanobase_aa:LBDG_25660): MGEICQSVDAIFQLLLNELKQATTASERNCREVADRLTQEVVRICSESKRIQASGEIQTWATTLAKHRLQQCLAYYRLGSRRGRAELHSNLSAVIYRYITPPQTQSSYQARLVLIEDFLQGFYMEALNAFRRESQLGATYTPRSTLELSEYMAFTERYGKRRIPLPGHRNQQLIILRAQTFSQQQPIETLVDLEQAAEGSMSESENPWNMASIQQVREQMVAQEPELAEDTLRQSVIKELVAYLEERKQTDCIDYFTLRLQDLPANEIEAILGLTPRQRDYLQQRFKYHLIRFSFSHHWELVHQWLEADLERNLGLSNRQWQTLHQRATAAQAKLLDLKQQKLPETTIAQRLGCTVNQVQKQWFKLLEQAWEIRNDQDSGGTPSADE, encoded by the coding sequence GTGGGGGAAATCTGCCAGAGCGTGGACGCAATTTTTCAGCTTCTGTTGAATGAACTGAAACAAGCCACCACTGCCTCTGAGCGAAACTGCCGGGAAGTTGCCGATCGACTGACCCAGGAAGTTGTCCGAATCTGTTCGGAAAGCAAACGGATTCAAGCATCCGGAGAAATTCAAACGTGGGCAACGACGCTCGCGAAACACCGTCTCCAACAATGTTTGGCGTATTATCGCCTCGGTTCACGTCGGGGTCGTGCTGAACTGCACAGCAATTTGAGCGCAGTGATTTACCGTTACATCACACCCCCGCAAACTCAATCGAGTTATCAAGCGCGGTTAGTTCTGATCGAAGATTTTTTACAAGGCTTCTACATGGAAGCGCTGAATGCGTTTCGTCGGGAGTCCCAATTAGGCGCGACTTACACGCCTCGATCGACGTTAGAACTCTCCGAATATATGGCGTTCACCGAGCGCTATGGAAAACGGCGAATTCCTCTTCCTGGACATCGCAATCAGCAATTGATCATTCTTCGAGCGCAAACCTTCTCTCAACAGCAACCGATCGAAACTCTAGTCGATCTAGAGCAAGCTGCCGAAGGTTCAATGTCCGAATCCGAAAATCCTTGGAATATGGCATCGATCCAGCAAGTTCGCGAACAAATGGTCGCTCAAGAGCCGGAATTGGCAGAAGACACCCTACGCCAATCGGTGATCAAAGAACTGGTCGCCTACCTCGAAGAACGCAAGCAAACCGACTGTATCGACTACTTCACTCTGCGGCTTCAAGACTTGCCCGCCAACGAAATCGAAGCGATTTTGGGCTTAACCCCTCGCCAACGGGATTACTTACAGCAACGATTCAAATATCATTTGATTCGATTCTCGTTCTCGCACCATTGGGAACTCGTCCATCAATGGCTAGAGGCAGACTTGGAGCGCAATCTCGGACTCTCGAATCGCCAGTGGCAAACGTTACACCAACGCGCCACCGCCGCTCAAGCAAAACTCTTGGATCTGAAGCAACAAAAATTACCGGAAACTACGATCGCCCAACGATTAGGTTGCACCGTGAATCAAGTTCAGAAACAATGGTTTAAACTCCTTGAGCAAGCTTGGGAAATTCGTAATGACCAAGATTCCGGAGGAACCCCATCGGCTGATGAATAG
- a CDS encoding hypothetical protein (hypothetical protein MC7420_1170;~similar to AA sequence:cyanobase_aa:LBDG_25650), producing the protein MARFMNLDQQLQTLIDEAPQDGSTPQLIKSIAPVLGAIAQRLRHLQYYVVQTLDQNWVMLTLNHRAQNEPEKNVIYAFPSLKDVASSPYNLADPNLIALPVPVTHILFQMLAMDKEYSTIFFETPGNATIGTEVQRSELEVMIQEYWREQADAVTETNIPSDIA; encoded by the coding sequence ATGGCACGGTTTATGAACCTAGATCAACAGCTTCAAACGCTTATCGATGAAGCCCCCCAGGACGGCTCAACCCCTCAGTTAATTAAATCTATCGCTCCGGTGTTGGGCGCGATCGCGCAACGGTTACGACATCTTCAATATTATGTGGTGCAGACGCTCGATCAAAATTGGGTGATGCTGACCCTCAACCACCGTGCCCAGAACGAACCTGAGAAAAACGTGATTTATGCCTTTCCCAGCCTCAAGGACGTGGCTTCTAGTCCTTATAATTTGGCTGATCCGAACTTGATTGCTTTGCCTGTTCCGGTGACGCATATCCTGTTTCAAATGCTGGCAATGGATAAAGAGTACAGCACGATTTTTTTTGAAACGCCGGGGAATGCGACGATCGGGACAGAGGTTCAGCGATCAGAACTCGAAGTCATGATTCAAGAATATTGGCGTGAACAGGCAGATGCGGTGACTGAAACCAATATTCCAAGTGATATCGCCTGA
- a CDS encoding hypothetical protein (conserved hypothetical protein;~similar to AA sequence:cyanobase_aa:AM1_4372), giving the protein MNSLSSQASPKNLCCYVNSTRHIQIARIIDVPNWYFERVVFPGERLMFEAPLEAHLEIHTGSMASAILMDTIPCERLRVRSSVSAASL; this is encoded by the coding sequence ATGAATTCTCTTTCGTCTCAGGCGAGTCCTAAAAACCTCTGCTGCTATGTCAATTCAACGCGGCATATACAGATTGCTCGAATCATTGATGTTCCGAATTGGTATTTTGAGCGGGTGGTTTTTCCAGGGGAGCGTTTGATGTTTGAAGCACCCCTGGAGGCTCATTTAGAGATTCATACCGGATCGATGGCGAGTGCGATTTTGATGGACACGATTCCGTGTGAGCGGTTGCGGGTTCGGAGTTCGGTCTCTGCGGCTTCGTTGTGA
- a CDS encoding extracellular solute-binding protein family 1 (similar to AA sequence:cyanobase_aa:LBDG_50370), with protein sequence MRQIRSWKTFTIFTILGVVVSWLVSCGSGTPAGQQTADDQLDFWTMQLSPQFDDYFKSLFAKFEQENPGVEIRWTDVPWAEMERKILTSVAAKTAPDVVNLNPGFASQLAERGAWMNLDEKIPADVKQQYFPGIWQASTLNGKTFGVPWYLTTRVAIYNTDLMKQAGIAKPPATYAELAQAAKQIKDKTGKYAFFATVVPNDSGEVMESFVQMGVQLVDVQGKAAFNSPQGKAAFQYWVDMYKNGLMPKEVLTEGHRHAIDLYQQGNTAILASGAEFLKSIAKNAPSIAKSSQSAPQITGDTGKKNVAVMNVAIPKDTDQPDAAVKFALFLTNNENQLAFAKAANVLPSTIQAAKDAYFTTAPKDATSIDKARIVSAGQLQRAEVLIPVIKNIKSLQQTIYENLQAAMLGQKTVDQALSDAAQTWNSQS encoded by the coding sequence ATGCGTCAAATCAGATCTTGGAAAACGTTCACAATATTTACAATTTTGGGAGTTGTAGTCAGTTGGCTTGTCAGTTGTGGAAGTGGAACCCCAGCCGGACAGCAGACAGCCGATGATCAACTCGATTTTTGGACGATGCAACTCAGTCCCCAATTCGATGACTATTTCAAATCCTTGTTTGCTAAATTCGAGCAGGAAAATCCAGGAGTAGAGATTCGTTGGACAGATGTACCTTGGGCAGAAATGGAGCGCAAGATTTTAACTTCGGTGGCTGCAAAAACCGCTCCCGATGTGGTGAATCTCAATCCTGGTTTTGCTTCTCAACTAGCAGAACGTGGAGCTTGGATGAACTTAGATGAAAAAATTCCAGCCGATGTCAAACAGCAATACTTTCCAGGAATCTGGCAAGCGAGTACGCTAAACGGCAAAACGTTCGGTGTGCCCTGGTATCTCACCACGCGAGTCGCCATTTACAACACAGATTTGATGAAGCAGGCGGGTATTGCGAAACCTCCTGCCACTTATGCGGAACTCGCTCAAGCCGCCAAGCAAATCAAAGACAAAACTGGGAAATATGCCTTTTTTGCCACAGTTGTTCCAAATGATTCAGGCGAAGTGATGGAATCCTTTGTCCAGATGGGCGTTCAGCTTGTCGATGTTCAAGGAAAAGCCGCATTCAATTCGCCTCAGGGAAAAGCTGCATTCCAGTACTGGGTGGATATGTACAAAAATGGCTTGATGCCGAAAGAGGTCTTAACCGAAGGACACCGACACGCGATCGACCTTTACCAACAAGGCAATACCGCGATCCTGGCATCGGGAGCCGAATTCTTGAAGTCGATCGCCAAAAACGCACCGTCGATCGCGAAATCTTCCCAATCTGCCCCCCAAATCACAGGTGATACAGGCAAAAAGAACGTTGCTGTGATGAATGTGGCGATTCCAAAAGATACGGATCAACCCGATGCAGCAGTGAAATTCGCGCTATTCCTGACCAATAACGAGAATCAGCTTGCCTTTGCCAAAGCCGCGAATGTTCTACCTTCAACGATCCAAGCCGCGAAAGATGCGTATTTCACGACTGCGCCCAAGGATGCAACCTCGATCGACAAAGCCCGAATCGTTAGTGCTGGACAACTTCAACGAGCAGAAGTTCTGATTCCCGTGATCAAAAACATCAAGTCCTTGCAGCAAACGATTTACGAAAACCTCCAAGCTGCAATGCTTGGACAAAAAACGGTCGATCAAGCCCTCTCAGACGCGGCTCAAACTTGGAACAGCCAATCTTAG
- a CDS encoding PAS/PAC sensor signal transduction histidine kinase (similar to AA sequence:cyanobase_aa:LBDG_25730) encodes MIGAIEQTELELWQVLDRVAVPIFIIDRQHRIVFANRALCQRSHYNLSEFLENVDRIFSSELRDDEVIFQTGTQVIQSGYLYDATGIAQEISLVKSITYGAAGTPYIVATINDLLSQPKAQATQLEQEIQERKAAEAALVRSQQRLTLLIQQSPFMFVEWSADYKIQTWNATAQRVFGYHRSEAVGRSLDEILPELAREEVLDQIAPLLTQSGVTQQIQNHCTQSGKAIVCEWYHYPLLAPNGSVMSIVSMGIDITDRFRVETEREQTAIALKQSESQLRQQAQELETAFKQLQKTQAQLIQTEKMSSLGQLVAGIAHEINNPVSFIYGNVEPAKQYIEDLLHIIHLYQTDHPVPSDRVAEEIEDADLEFLRHDLFKLLDSMGTGAERIRDIVRSLRTFSRHDEADLKAVDLYEGIDSTLMLLQHLLKSNRASGNPILRPTIQVVKHYTTLPKVQCFAGLLNQVFINIFSNAIEAINDRWQAEEMDFTPTIEIQTSLFQETKSSEWVRVSISDNGIGMTAATHSRLFDPFFTTKPIGQGSGLGLSVSYQIVSEQHGGRLKCDRTSKRGATFVIEIPVKQLLWS; translated from the coding sequence ATGATTGGCGCAATTGAGCAGACGGAGTTAGAGCTTTGGCAAGTTCTCGATCGAGTTGCAGTTCCCATTTTTATCATCGATCGACAGCATCGAATCGTCTTCGCAAATCGCGCTCTTTGTCAGCGATCGCACTATAATCTCTCAGAATTTCTCGAAAACGTCGATCGTATTTTCTCTTCAGAACTCAGAGACGACGAAGTGATTTTCCAGACTGGAACTCAAGTGATCCAATCAGGATATCTCTATGATGCGACTGGTATCGCCCAGGAAATTTCACTGGTAAAATCAATTACTTACGGTGCAGCAGGAACACCGTATATCGTAGCGACGATCAATGATTTGCTCAGTCAGCCCAAAGCACAAGCGACCCAATTAGAGCAAGAGATCCAAGAACGTAAAGCAGCGGAAGCAGCATTAGTACGATCGCAGCAACGTTTAACGCTATTAATTCAACAATCTCCATTTATGTTCGTGGAATGGAGTGCTGACTATAAAATTCAGACTTGGAATGCAACGGCTCAAAGAGTATTTGGCTATCATCGCTCAGAAGCAGTGGGTCGATCGCTCGATGAAATTTTGCCAGAACTTGCACGAGAGGAAGTGCTTGATCAAATCGCGCCTCTGCTCACTCAATCGGGAGTCACACAGCAAATTCAAAATCATTGCACTCAAAGCGGAAAAGCGATCGTTTGTGAGTGGTATCACTATCCCTTGTTAGCTCCAAATGGCAGTGTGATGAGCATTGTTTCGATGGGAATTGATATTACCGATCGATTTCGAGTCGAAACCGAACGAGAACAAACTGCGATCGCGCTCAAACAATCTGAGTCACAATTACGCCAACAAGCTCAAGAACTTGAAACCGCATTCAAACAACTCCAAAAAACTCAAGCTCAACTGATTCAAACCGAAAAGATGTCCAGCTTGGGGCAATTAGTTGCGGGAATTGCTCATGAAATCAACAATCCGGTGAGTTTTATCTATGGCAATGTTGAGCCAGCAAAACAATACATTGAAGACCTTCTACACATCATTCATCTATACCAAACTGATCATCCCGTTCCTAGCGATCGAGTTGCAGAAGAAATCGAAGACGCTGATTTAGAATTCCTGCGACATGACTTGTTCAAGCTGCTCGATTCGATGGGAACTGGAGCAGAGCGAATTCGCGATATTGTGCGATCTCTGAGAACTTTCTCGCGTCACGATGAAGCGGATCTAAAAGCCGTTGACTTGTACGAAGGGATCGACAGCACTCTAATGTTATTGCAGCATTTACTGAAATCGAATCGTGCTTCTGGCAATCCGATCCTTCGTCCTACGATTCAAGTCGTGAAGCACTATACAACGCTGCCAAAAGTCCAATGTTTTGCGGGACTATTGAACCAAGTTTTTATCAACATCTTCTCGAATGCGATCGAGGCAATTAACGATCGCTGGCAAGCCGAAGAAATGGATTTCACGCCAACTATAGAAATTCAAACTTCACTCTTTCAAGAAACGAAATCTTCTGAATGGGTACGCGTCTCGATTTCTGATAATGGCATTGGAATGACTGCGGCAACGCATTCCCGTTTATTCGATCCATTCTTCACCACAAAGCCGATCGGTCAAGGATCAGGACTCGGTTTATCTGTCAGCTATCAGATTGTCTCTGAGCAACATGGAGGACGATTGAAATGCGACAGAACTTCAAAACGAGGTGCCACTTTTGTAATTGAAATTCCAGTGAAACAATTGCTGTGGAGTTGA
- a CDS encoding ABC transporter-like protein (similar to AA sequence:cyanobase_aa:LBDG_20670), producing MAQVVLENVYKSYQKGDQTENSAVLRSINLLIEDGEFMVLVGPSGCGKSTLLRLIAGLEELTAGNIRVSDRIVNDLPPKERDIAMVFQNYALYPHMSVYDNLAFGLRRTKLDGENAKWSENLAVGVTRNLPSGMRFVSDREKAVQERVRLVARMLQIEPLLHRLPKQLSGGQKQRVALGRAMARNPQVFLMDEPLSNLDAKLRAETRAQIVKLQRQLGTTTIYVTHDQTEAMTMGDRIAVMNAGQIQQLATPLELYTRPANRFVAEFIGSPPMNFLPVQVRSPLTLHHALFQLTLPEHWRSTLNRYNGEMITLGIRPEHLILGDSSPQSLLVAVDLIEALGHETVLSVRLADNSDTMQVRIEPDRTVKLGEALRLDFPTDKIHLFDAKTGSAIVPNLY from the coding sequence AAGTCGTTCTCGAAAACGTCTACAAGTCCTATCAAAAGGGCGATCAGACCGAAAATTCTGCCGTATTGCGATCGATTAATCTCTTGATCGAAGACGGTGAATTTATGGTGTTGGTTGGTCCCTCTGGTTGCGGAAAAAGTACGCTGTTAAGGCTAATTGCGGGACTCGAAGAACTGACCGCTGGAAATATTCGAGTCAGCGATCGCATTGTGAACGATCTCCCACCCAAAGAACGCGACATCGCAATGGTGTTTCAGAACTATGCACTCTATCCGCACATGAGTGTTTACGATAATTTGGCGTTTGGACTGCGCCGCACTAAGCTCGATGGAGAGAATGCGAAATGGTCTGAAAATCTGGCAGTTGGCGTAACTCGAAATTTGCCAAGCGGAATGCGATTTGTGAGCGATCGAGAAAAAGCCGTTCAAGAACGAGTCAGACTGGTGGCTCGAATGCTCCAAATTGAGCCATTGTTACACCGACTCCCAAAACAGCTTTCCGGTGGACAAAAACAACGGGTTGCCCTCGGTCGCGCCATGGCACGAAATCCGCAAGTCTTTCTGATGGATGAACCGCTGTCGAACTTAGATGCAAAACTCAGAGCCGAAACACGAGCGCAAATCGTCAAACTTCAGAGACAGTTAGGAACCACTACGATTTACGTCACGCACGATCAAACGGAAGCCATGACCATGGGCGATCGCATTGCCGTGATGAATGCTGGACAAATTCAACAGCTTGCCACACCTTTAGAACTCTACACTCGTCCTGCAAATCGGTTTGTCGCTGAGTTCATCGGTTCACCTCCCATGAACTTTCTCCCCGTCCAAGTCCGCTCTCCGCTCACTCTGCATCACGCCCTATTTCAACTCACACTGCCTGAACACTGGCGATCGACCCTGAACCGCTATAACGGCGAAATGATCACACTTGGAATTCGTCCTGAGCATCTGATATTGGGTGACTCTAGCCCACAATCACTTTTAGTCGCTGTTGATTTGATCGAAGCTTTAGGACATGAAACTGTTCTCTCTGTGCGTTTAGCGGACAATTCCGACACGATGCAAGTTCGGATTGAACCCGATCGAACCGTGAAACTCGGTGAAGCACTGCGCCTTGATTTCCCGACTGACAAAATTCATCTATTCGATGCCAAAACTGGATCTGCGATCGTTCCAAATCTCTACTAA